The following are encoded in a window of Methylocystis rosea genomic DNA:
- the pqqE gene encoding pyrroloquinoline quinone biosynthesis protein PqqE: MSEAHASRFVIAPDSRPAFTRYARLHEDRARSRTVILAPERAYELDPIGLIVLRAIDGATRLADLCARLAQQYSAPLDIITRDVTALLQGLADKRLLRDGTDEFAAPPPSAFAASIAPFAGGPAGLLAELTHRCPLQCPYCSNPLELERSNTELTAHEWGETFRQAASIGALQLHLSGGEPTVRRDLEEILAQAVDAGLYTNLVTSAVLLTRERLQRLAEIGLDHVQVSIQDVVPESADRISGYQGGVAKKRDVARWTREFGMGLTINAPMHRQNIAHLPQIIDFAVEVDAQRIEIAHIQYYAWAQMNRAALIPTREAFMETVGIVDEAKKRLAGVLNFDFVIHDHYATRPKACTGGWGRSIMAVTPSGKALPCHAAQTLPGLSFDNVRERPLADIWRNGAAFNAFRGTDWMKEPCRSCERREIDFGGCRCQAFAIAGDAAATDPACHLSPDHARFAAYAEVESHITAPDFIYRRYGGAAASTARAKEPA, translated from the coding sequence ATGTCTGAGGCGCACGCCTCGCGGTTCGTGATTGCGCCGGATTCGCGTCCGGCCTTCACGCGCTACGCGCGGCTGCATGAAGACCGCGCGCGCTCTCGAACGGTTATTCTCGCGCCCGAGCGCGCCTATGAACTCGATCCGATTGGGCTCATCGTGCTGCGCGCGATCGACGGCGCAACGCGCCTCGCCGATCTGTGCGCGCGCCTCGCGCAGCAATATTCCGCGCCCCTCGACATCATCACGCGCGACGTTACCGCGCTGCTGCAGGGGCTCGCCGACAAGCGACTGCTGCGCGACGGGACCGACGAATTCGCAGCGCCGCCGCCGTCCGCCTTCGCCGCGTCGATCGCGCCATTCGCGGGTGGACCTGCGGGGCTGCTCGCCGAGCTTACCCATCGCTGCCCGCTGCAATGTCCCTATTGCTCCAATCCGCTGGAGCTCGAGCGCTCGAATACGGAACTCACCGCCCATGAATGGGGCGAGACCTTCCGTCAGGCGGCGTCGATCGGCGCGCTGCAGCTGCATCTTTCCGGCGGCGAACCCACCGTGCGACGCGATCTTGAAGAGATACTCGCACAGGCGGTCGACGCGGGGCTCTACACCAATCTCGTCACCTCCGCCGTTCTGCTGACGCGCGAGCGGTTGCAGCGTCTCGCCGAGATCGGCCTCGATCATGTGCAGGTCTCCATCCAGGATGTCGTTCCCGAGAGCGCCGACCGAATCTCTGGCTATCAGGGCGGCGTCGCCAAGAAGCGCGACGTCGCGCGATGGACGCGCGAATTCGGCATGGGGTTGACGATCAATGCGCCGATGCACCGGCAGAACATTGCGCATCTGCCGCAGATCATCGATTTCGCCGTCGAGGTCGATGCGCAGCGCATCGAGATCGCGCATATTCAATATTACGCCTGGGCGCAGATGAACCGGGCCGCGCTCATCCCGACGCGCGAAGCTTTTATGGAAACGGTCGGCATCGTCGACGAGGCGAAGAAGCGTCTCGCCGGCGTTCTCAATTTCGATTTTGTCATCCACGATCATTACGCGACGCGGCCGAAGGCCTGCACCGGCGGCTGGGGGCGTTCGATCATGGCGGTGACGCCGTCCGGCAAGGCTCTGCCCTGCCACGCCGCGCAGACCTTGCCGGGACTGAGCTTCGACAATGTGCGCGAGAGACCGCTCGCCGACATCTGGCGGAACGGCGCAGCCTTCAACGCCTTCCGCGGCACGGATTGGATGAAGGAGCCCTGCCGTTCTTGCGAGCGCCGCGAAATCGATTTCGGCGGTTGCCGCTGTCAGGCGTTCGCGATAGCCGGCGACGCCGCGGCGACAGACCCCGCCTGCCACCTCTCGCCGGATCATGCGCGCTTCGCCGCTTACGCGGAAGTTGAATCGCACATCACGGCGCCGGACTTTATCTACCGCCGCTATGGCGGCGCCGCGGCGTCAACGGCGCGCGCCAAAGAGCCGGCGTGA
- the pqqC gene encoding pyrroloquinoline-quinone synthase PqqC: MNEIVAIDWRGVAPLPRDEFEAAIRAVGAERYHDKHEFHKLLHGGKLNKDQVAAWALNRYCYQEAVPRKDAAFMSRVHDRELRREWIHRIHDHDGLGEEGGGIERWLVLTDALGFSRDYVTSRRGALPATKFAVEAYVRFVVEQALVVAVASSLTELFAPSIHRERIVGMLENYDFVDDQVMAYFKRRLTQAPRDSEFALGYVLDNAKTRAEQEACVGAVRFKCDVLWAQLDALHHAYVTPGPIPPGAWRPGEANV, translated from the coding sequence GTGAACGAGATCGTAGCCATTGATTGGCGCGGCGTCGCGCCCCTCCCCCGCGACGAATTCGAAGCTGCGATCCGGGCGGTTGGCGCCGAGCGCTATCACGACAAGCACGAGTTTCATAAGCTGCTGCACGGCGGCAAGCTCAACAAGGATCAGGTCGCCGCGTGGGCGCTGAACCGCTACTGCTATCAGGAGGCGGTGCCGCGCAAGGACGCCGCTTTCATGAGCCGCGTCCATGATCGCGAGCTGCGCCGCGAGTGGATACATCGCATCCATGATCATGATGGACTTGGCGAAGAAGGCGGCGGCATCGAGCGCTGGCTTGTGCTTACCGACGCGCTCGGCTTCTCGCGCGATTACGTGACATCCCGGCGCGGCGCCCTGCCCGCGACAAAATTCGCCGTCGAAGCCTATGTGCGCTTTGTCGTCGAGCAGGCGCTCGTCGTTGCGGTCGCGTCTTCGCTGACCGAACTCTTCGCGCCGTCGATCCATCGCGAACGCATCGTCGGAATGCTGGAAAATTACGATTTCGTCGACGACCAGGTGATGGCCTATTTCAAACGCCGGCTGACCCAGGCGCCGCGCGATTCCGAGTTTGCGCTCGGCTATGTGCTCGATAACGCCAAAACCCGCGCCGAACAGGAAGCCTGCGTCGGCGCCGTGCGGTTCAAATGCGACGTCTTGTGGGCGCAGCTTGACGCATTACATCACGCCTACGTCACGCCCGGGCCGATCCCGCCCGGCGCATGGCGGCCAGGAGAAGCAAATGTCTGA
- the pqqB gene encoding pyrroloquinoline quinone biosynthesis protein PqqB: protein MRIIILGSGAGGGFPQWNCNCANCRAVRAGAPGFLPRTQSSLAVSANGADWLLLNASPDLREQIAATPELAPGPDDGLRASPIKAVALTNGDVDHVAGLLNMREAQPFSLYAAGRVLDALGANPIFTILQTQLVPRIELRIEEAVPVTGAGIDLGLAIRAFPVPGKIALYLENANAPNFGTSAGDTLGLEIIEAGTGDSFFYIPGCAKVDADLADRLRGAKLVFFDGTLFHENEMIEQGLLGKTGSRMGHINVSGADGSIAAFAPLDVNRKIYVHINNSNPLLNEFSDAYATAQAAGWEIGEDGMEVDL from the coding sequence ATGCGGATCATAATCTTGGGGTCGGGCGCCGGCGGCGGCTTCCCGCAATGGAATTGCAACTGCGCGAATTGCCGGGCTGTCCGCGCCGGAGCGCCCGGCTTTTTGCCGCGCACACAGTCCTCATTGGCGGTGAGCGCCAATGGCGCAGACTGGCTGCTGCTCAACGCCTCGCCTGATCTGCGCGAGCAAATCGCCGCCACGCCCGAGCTTGCTCCGGGCCCTGACGACGGTTTGCGCGCGAGCCCGATCAAGGCGGTGGCGCTGACAAATGGCGACGTGGACCATGTCGCGGGTCTTCTCAACATGCGAGAAGCGCAGCCGTTCAGCCTCTACGCCGCAGGACGGGTTCTCGATGCGCTCGGCGCCAATCCGATTTTTACGATCCTGCAGACGCAGCTCGTGCCCCGCATTGAGCTTCGCATAGAAGAAGCCGTGCCTGTCACCGGAGCGGGCATCGATCTCGGTCTCGCGATCCGCGCCTTTCCCGTTCCGGGCAAGATCGCGCTCTACCTCGAAAACGCCAATGCGCCGAATTTCGGAACAAGCGCCGGCGACACACTGGGGCTGGAGATCATCGAAGCCGGAACTGGCGACTCGTTCTTTTACATTCCGGGATGCGCCAAGGTTGACGCGGACCTCGCCGATCGGCTCCGCGGCGCCAAGCTTGTCTTCTTCGATGGCACGCTTTTCCACGAAAACGAGATGATCGAGCAAGGCCTGCTCGGCAAGACCGGCTCGCGCATGGGCCACATCAATGTCAGCGGCGCCGACGGCTCCATCGCCGCGTTCGCGCCGCTCGACGTGAACCGCAAAATTTATGTGCACATCAACAATTCCAATCCTCTGCTCAACGAATTCTCGGACGCATATGCGACCGCTCAAGCGGCCGGCTGGGAAATCGGCGAGGATGGCATGGAGGTCGACCTGTGA